The sequence TATAACGAAACTCCTCCGCTAAACTAGAGTTGAGAGTAGTAATTCACTCAATTAACCATGAGTCAAAAATTAGAAGCAATCTTTGATGGTACAAGTCTTCAACCTATGATTCCCTTAACCTTAAAGCCAGGAACACGAGTCCGTATTATCGTTGAGAGTGTAGAATCTAGCACAGAAGATCAACCGAAAACTTTTCTGCAAACTGCTAAATCTCTGAATCTAGAAGGGAATCCAGATTGGTCGGAAAATCTTGATAAATATTTATATTCACAAGATACTGAATCAGAATGATTGAAGTTTTTCTTGACACTTCTTTTGCCATTGCTTTGTCTTCAG comes from Halothece sp. PCC 7418 and encodes:
- a CDS encoding antitoxin family protein encodes the protein MSQKLEAIFDGTSLQPMIPLTLKPGTRVRIIVESVESSTEDQPKTFLQTAKSLNLEGNPDWSENLDKYLYSQDTESE